The Pyrus communis chromosome 5, drPyrComm1.1, whole genome shotgun sequence region AGATGGTGGAGAGTTACTACTGAGCAAATTGTTTCTTGATGCCTGTAGCTCAGTGTATGCTGTTTCCCCTGGTGGTCAAAAAACTCAGGGCCAACCCTTTGTTTCCAAACATTTTAATGTTATTGATCCTTTGAGAATCAACAACAACCTGGGACGCAGTGTTAGTAAAGGTATGTTGTTCCAAAACTATATGCTTTTGGATAACTCTTCCTAAGGGGCTTCCCAAAGTTTATATTTTGTAATTGGTCAACATCTTATTGGGCTGTGGTATGAGAAATAACTTGTTTAATTTATTGGTCACGCTCATTACAAGTGAGTCAAACAGTTTATTTTCAAGAAGGTGTTTCCTATTTGGGAGATAACTGTGTTattataaattgaaaaatagtggacttcaaataattaagaaccTGATTTAGATTCCTCTTTACCAAAAGTAGAACAGCAGATGACGAAACCATGATTTTTCTGTTGGCTTTTTGCATGTGCCGCTAAACTCCCAATAGGCTCCAGTTTTTGTCACTGAACATGTACAATGTGCCTATGTTAGTTTTGTGTTTATGCCTTTTTTATATTGATAAAGGATAAGGGTCCATTTACATCCGCAAAAGATTTGGAGGTATAAATTATTCAACTCCAGTGCAGCCTTTGGAAAAAGAATACAGTATAGCTGAAAACAGCTGTGTAAGCACTTGCATGATAATGTGGAAGGCAACAATATGCGATTTTTACTTGGAAATAGCCTCATTCAAATAGAAGAACCATATCCCATTTAAGAGAATGGGGTTATTGCATGGGAGATCGAAAgaatctttttttgttttttgtatacAACTATACATGTAAACTTCATTTGTCCTTCCGTAATATTTTTATGCTGCTTGTAAGGTGTAACTTTGTTTCTTGATTGTCTGTCCGTGCAAATTGTTGGTTATTGCAATCAAGTATGCCTAATTGCCTATGTATGTTTTCCAGGTAATTTTTTTAGGATACGCAGTGCATTTTTGTTTGGGGCTAAAAGGCTGGCCAGGTTGCTTGATTGTGCCAAAGAGGATCTGTTTTTCGAAGTAAATCAGTTTTTTCTAAACACTTGGGATAGACATGGGAGTGGTCATCGACCTGATGCGCCACGAAATGATTTGAGGCGCTTGAGACTTTCAAATCCGGACCATTTACATGGATCTGAGAATCTCAGGAATATTTCAAGCAACCAAAAAAAGGAAAGATCCTCTGGTCGAGATACTCAAAGTGGGGGGATGCATGGCTCCATTAATGTTCCCTCCCAGCATGCTAGTTATTCTTTAGAAAGCACCTCTGGTATCAGTAGTGTGTCTACAGTAACTCATTCTCAAACTCAAAGGATTCATGGGAACACAAACCTCACTAGGGCCTCTGATATGACTAGAAAGGAAACGAATTCTGACCTGGGTGCTCACATTGATAAAGGTCAGAGAAGTAAACCTGATAACTTGGTGAATGACTTACAAGGGAGGTTTCTTTTTGCAAGGACACGCTCTAGTCCTGAGCTTACTGATACATATGGTGAAATTTCCACTCAAAGTAGGTGCAACAGAGCCCCAGAGAGTGGGAAAGGCCAAACTGCGACAAGGTTGGATAATAGCACGGGGAAAAACCCGGATTCTGATAGTGTGGCAAGCCACAGAAATAGATCTTCAACTGATGATCCTTCATCTGCTAGATCCATCTCATCCCGCCAAAGCCCTGATGCTACTGTTGTTTCAAATAACTACCATGATGAATCAGGCATGAGTGCCGTTGCTGACGATTATGCTTCTATTTCGGCGGCACAAGGGATGCACCAGGAGGAGCAAGATCTTGTTAACATGATGGCATCTTCTGCAGCTCATGGTTTTAATGGGCAGGTTCATCTTCCACTCAATTTGGGTTCCGGTCACCTACCACTTCCAATCCCACATTCCATTCTTGCTTCTATGGGATATGCCCAGAGAAATATGGGTGGAATGGTTCCTACAAATTTCCCCTTGATGGAGACTCCTTGGGGAACAAATATGCAATTTCCGCAAGGTGTTGTGCCACCGTCGCTTGCCCCTTATTTCCCTGGGATGGGGTTGACCTCAAATCCTGAAGATTCAGTGGAACCTGGTAATGAAAGTTTTGGATCTGTGGAAATGAACTCAGGCGAAACGGAGCTTGATTTCTGGCATCAGCAAGAGAGGGGATCTACTGGTGGGTTTGATCTGGATAATGGAAGTTATGAAATGCTTCAGGAAGATGACAAGCAACAGTCAACCTCTGCTGGTTATAACTTTCATCCATCATCTCGCGTAGGCACCTCAGGAAATTCTATGCAAGCTCAACCGAAGTCTACCAAAGAAAACCAAGAGTCGATGAGGGGGGAAGAGCATGTGGATAATTTTCAATACCAAGATAACAGAGGTAATGAGGTTTACTTTGATGATCGAACCGTGAGTTCTAGGTCTGCCACGTATGCAAGTTCAGTGAGAAGTAAGACCTCCTCTGAGAGTTCTTGGGAAGGATCATCAGCAAAGGTCTCAAAGTCAACAAGGGAAAAACGTGGTAGGCGAAATGCTCTTTCAGCAGTGCCATCTGCTGCATATGGGAAAGGTAAGAGTGTGTCCGAACATTCATCTACCCAGGCAGATGATGACAACAGAGATTGGAATTCACCTACAGCTTTAGGAGCCGAAATGGTAGAACAAAGCACAGGACCTCAACCTGTTGCTCCCTTGCATTTTCCAAGGCATCAAATGACCGGTTTTGAACAAACTCAGACAAGTGGATCAGATTCGATGATTCCTTTTGCTCCAGTGTTCTTAGGTCACGGCTCACGACAGAGAGCTACAAATGATTCTGGAATGCTTACATTTTATCCTACGGGGCCTCCAGTTCCATTTGTTACAATGCTTCCTTATAATTATTTCTCGTCAGAAACAGGAACTTCAGATGTATCAACAAGCCAATTTAGCAGAGAAGAGGGAGCAGATAATAGTGATTCTGGTCAGAATTTTGATTCATCTGAGGGAGCTGATCAACCTGAGGTGTTAAGTACTTCTAGCTCTATGGGAAGGGTAGCTCCTATTGAGCCGTCAGAGCATAAATCTGACATTCTTCACAGTGACTTCCCTAGCCATTATCAGAATCTGCAATATGCACGGTTTTGCCAAACTTCACCTGTCATTTATCCTTCACCAGTTACGGTGCCCCCTGCTTACTTACAAGGAAGATTTCCATGGGATGGTCCCGGGAGACCTCTTTCAGCCAACGTCAATCTCTTCACTCAGCTTATGAGTTATGGACCTCGACTGGTCCCTGTTGCTCCTCTCCAGTCTGTTCCTAACAGGCCTGCTGGTGGTTATCAACGTTATGCAGATGAGATTCCAAGATATCGTACTGGGACTGGGACCTACCTGCCAAATCCTGTAAGATAACATAAACCTgttcttttcttaattattattttaaatttctttttaattaagcATGTTGCACCTACCAATCTTGTTTTTTGGACCAGTTTATGGTTTCTGGAAAGTTAAGTCTTTGGTTAAACATGATATAGAATCAATTTTCCTAGATTTATTATAACTTAGAACCTGCTGCCGGATTATTTCTCTTACCTCCTTTAATTACTTCAGAAGGTTCCTGTACGGGACCGGCCTTCAAATACGAGAAGGGGGAATTACAATTATGATAGAAATGACCACCACGGTGATAGAGAAGGGAACTGGAATGCCAATTCAAAGTCACGAGCTTCTGGGCGCAACCACAGTCGTGGTCAAGCTGAGAAGCAAAATTCAAGAGTAGACCGTTTGGCAGCTAGTGAGAGCAGAGCTGAAAGGTCATGGAGTTCACATAGGCAGGACTCATTCCGGTCATATCAATCTCAAAATGGTCCTATCCGTGCAAACACTGCACAGAGTGGTTCGACCAATGTTGCATATGGCATGTATCCGGTACCAGCGATGAACCCTGGTGGGGTATCATCAAATGGCCCTTCCATGCCACCTGTTGTCATGCTGTATCCTTATGATCATAATGCTGGCTACGGGCCACCTGCAGATCAACTTGAGTTTGGTTCTCTTGGACCAGTGGGATTCTCAGGTTTGAATGAAGCACAGCTAAATGAAGGGAGCCGGATGAATGGGGTATTTGATGAACAAGGGTTTCATGGTGGCTCTACTCGACGATCTTCACCTGATCAGCCTTCTTCACCCCACCTCCAAAGGTAGCTGTTTAGGGAGGGAGGAGATCGTTCAGGGTACCATGCCAATGTCTTGTGGCCAACTTTTCTGAAGATTTTATTTGGAGTggtttccttttcattttgttgTTCACGACCTTTCACATCACTGGGATTGTATTGTGATGCTTTCCATGATCTTAACAGGGGAGTTTGATCATTTTGCCAGATCAGTGGCCCAGGGGAACTATCAGATGATACATGAGGAGTTTCCGCCTTTAGCATTACCCAAACAGCGAGGGGATGATGGTGGAAGAAACTATAATGACTGTCCCTCCCAGCACCGAGCGTTCCTGCTCATGCCCCATACTCAAGAGGGGAAGGAATTAGACTGTTTCATTCCATGATTGCTTGGTATCTTCCTGATCACATCATGCCTGCTTGGAGTTCTTATGTATACTTGAAAGTAATTTACTTACTCCATTTTCGTCAAGAACAAGATCGGTGGTAAAATGATGGTGATGTGATGGTGAGGGGGAAGGCGGGACTCTGCGACTTTATTGCCCGTTTTAGGGTTAGGCACTTTGTAACTCTACTGAAGTAGAAAACTTGGGTTTAGGTTCAGAGTTTAGGATTTTACTGTTAGAACACTGTTCGACCAGGAATCTCTTGCACACAATGTATTAGGGTTTTTTCGATCAGAATATGTGTACCATCTCTTTTATGTACTCTTTGTCCAAGATTTTCAACAGTTTAGCAATTAACAGCACCATAGatgaaattcaaacattttcGGTTTCACTGACAATCCTTTcgttcttttaatttttctggtACAGTGGATGCGTCATTTTTCTGGAGAAATTTGTTCAGGTTCTCAAAACACCTATGGTCGGGGAACACGAGCTGGCAATCTTGAGCTGGTATTTCGAGAACCTGGAAAAACATCTCCATGCTTAGGCATCAAAGCATGATCTCggattttgttttcctttgcaGAAATGCGAAAGCTTGCTAAGTGCATCTGCAATCTGAAATATGTAAACAAAGTAGTTCATCGTTAGTTAAATGACACTGTAGGATATGGGTTTGGGTTATATATAGACTGGAACCCTAAACCCGGTAGGGTCTCAGTTCAAGCTTATGGATTTGAACCCTCAAAATGCAGTTTCCAAAATGAGATTCACTAGAGTTTAAGAGATGTTATTTCAGAGTGAGTTTTACGCTTGTTGTCCACTTAAATTAAATACGTAGATAAACTCCATACGTTTGTTGCTAATAGCTTAATAGGCAATACGTGACATGAGTTGGACAACTAGGGTTGGTTCAGCCTGAAAGTTATAAAAGAGAGATTGGATTATACATGTTTTTCATAGTAAACATTCTTATTTGCTAAAATgatcatgttttgttttaaagttttatgcATATATGTGCTTTGTATTTTCTTATGTCTTGAGTGCTGCTATGTCCGCAGTCCAGCCATCTGTTTTGTTTTCTCAATCAtcttataataaaatataaatgacAATATAAGGTGAATGAGAAAATAAGACATGTGAGTAAAATAAGATAATATCAA contains the following coding sequences:
- the LOC137734803 gene encoding uncharacterized protein isoform X2, with protein sequence MGKHEEWAEPPSGLLPNGLLPNEAASVMRVLDSERWLKAEERTAELIACIQPNSPSEERRNAVAVYMQRLIMKCFPCQVFPFGSVPLKTYLPDGDIDLTAFSKSPNMKDTWAHQVRDMLENEERNENAEFHVKEVQYIQAEVKIIKCLVENIVVDISFNQLGGLCTLCFLEEVDHLINQNHLFKRSIILIKAWCYYESRILGAHHGLISTYALETLVLYIFRVFNNSFSGPLEVLYRFLVFFSKFDWDNFCVSLWGPVPISSLPDVSAEPPRKDGGELLLSKLFLDACSSVYAVSPGGQKTQGQPFVSKHFNVIDPLRINNNLGRSVSKGNFFRIRSAFLFGAKRLARLLDCAKEDLFFEVNQFFLNTWDRHGSGHRPDAPRNDLRRLRLSNPDHLHGSENLRNISSNQKKERSSGRDTQSGGMHGSINVPSQHASYSLESTSGISSVSTVTHSQTQRIHGNTNLTRASDMTRKETNSDLGAHIDKGQRSKPDNLVNDLQGRFLFARTRSSPELTDTYGEISTQSRCNRAPESGKGQTATRLDNSTGKNPDSDSVASHRNRSSTDDPSSARSISSRQSPDATVVSNNYHDESGMSAVADDYASISAAQGMHQEEQDLVNMMASSAAHGFNGQVHLPLNLGSGHLPLPIPHSILASMGYAQRNMGGMVPTNFPLMETPWGTNMQFPQGVVPPSLAPYFPGMGLTSNPEDSVEPGNESFGSVEMNSGETELDFWHQQERGSTGGFDLDNGSYEMLQEDDKQQSTSAGYNFHPSSRVGTSGNSMQAQPKSTKENQESMRGEEHVDNFQYQDNRGNEVYFDDRTVSSRSATYASSVRSKTSSESSWEGSSAKVSKSTREKRGRRNALSAVPSAAYGKGKSVSEHSSTQADDDNRDWNSPTALGAEMVEQSTGPQPVAPLHFPRHQMTGFEQTQTSGSDSMIPFAPVFLGHGSRQRATNDSGMLTFYPTGPPVPFVTMLPYNYFSSETGTSDVSTSQFSREEGADNSDSGQNFDSSEGADQPEVLSTSSSMGRVAPIEPSEHKSDILHSDFPSHYQNLQYARFCQTSPVIYPSPVTVPPAYLQGRFPWDGPGRPLSANVNLFTQLMSYGPRLVPVAPLQSVPNRPAGGYQRYADEIPRYRTGTGTYLPNPVPVRDRPSNTRRGNYNYDRNDHHGDREGNWNANSKSRASGRNHSRGQAEKQNSRVDRLAASESRAERSWSSHRQDSFRSYQSQNGPIRANTAQSGSTNVAYGMYPVPAMNPGGVSSNGPSMPPVVMLYPYDHNAGYGPPADQLEFGSLGPVGFSGLNEAQLNEGSRMNGVFDEQGFHGGSTRRSSPDQPSSPHLQRGV
- the LOC137734803 gene encoding uncharacterized protein isoform X1 encodes the protein MGKHEEWAEPPSGLLPNGLLPNEAASVMRVLDSERWLKAEERTAELIACIQPNSPSEERRNAVAVYMQRLIMKCFPCQVFPFGSVPLKTYLPDGDIDLTAFSKSPNMKDTWAHQVRDMLENEERNENAEFHVKEVQYIQAEVKIIKCLVENIVVDISFNQLGGLCTLCFLEEVDHLINQNHLFKRSIILIKAWCYYESRILGAHHGLISTYALETLVLYIFRVFNNSFSGPLEVLYRFLVFFSKFDWDNFCVSLWGPVPISSLPDVSAEPPRKDGGELLLSKLFLDACSSVYAVSPGGQKTQGQPFVSKHFNVIDPLRINNNLGRSVSKGNFFRIRSAFLFGAKRLARLLDCAKEDLFFEVNQFFLNTWDRHGSGHRPDAPRNDLRRLRLSNPDHLHGSENLRNISSNQKKERSSGRDTQSGGMHGSINVPSQHASYSLESTSGISSVSTVTHSQTQRIHGNTNLTRASDMTRKETNSDLGAHIDKGQRSKPDNLVNDLQGRFLFARTRSSPELTDTYGEISTQSRCNRAPESGKGQTATRLDNSTGKNPDSDSVASHRNRSSTDDPSSARSISSRQSPDATVVSNNYHDESGMSAVADDYASISAAQGMHQEEQDLVNMMASSAAHGFNGQVHLPLNLGSGHLPLPIPHSILASMGYAQRNMGGMVPTNFPLMETPWGTNMQFPQGVVPPSLAPYFPGMGLTSNPEDSVEPGNESFGSVEMNSGETELDFWHQQERGSTGGFDLDNGSYEMLQEDDKQQSTSAGYNFHPSSRVGTSGNSMQAQPKSTKENQESMRGEEHVDNFQYQDNRGNEVYFDDRTVSSRSATYASSVRSKTSSESSWEGSSAKVSKSTREKRGRRNALSAVPSAAYGKGKSVSEHSSTQADDDNRDWNSPTALGAEMVEQSTGPQPVAPLHFPRHQMTGFEQTQTSGSDSMIPFAPVFLGHGSRQRATNDSGMLTFYPTGPPVPFVTMLPYNYFSSETGTSDVSTSQFSREEGADNSDSGQNFDSSEGADQPEVLSTSSSMGRVAPIEPSEHKSDILHSDFPSHYQNLQYARFCQTSPVIYPSPVTVPPAYLQGRFPWDGPGRPLSANVNLFTQLMSYGPRLVPVAPLQSVPNRPAGGYQRYADEIPRYRTGTGTYLPNPKVPVRDRPSNTRRGNYNYDRNDHHGDREGNWNANSKSRASGRNHSRGQAEKQNSRVDRLAASESRAERSWSSHRQDSFRSYQSQNGPIRANTAQSGSTNVAYGMYPVPAMNPGGVSSNGPSMPPVVMLYPYDHNAGYGPPADQLEFGSLGPVGFSGLNEAQLNEGSRMNGVFDEQGFHGGSTRRSSPDQPSSPHLQRGV